A window of the Henckelia pumila isolate YLH828 chromosome 3, ASM3356847v2, whole genome shotgun sequence genome harbors these coding sequences:
- the LOC140892925 gene encoding serine/threonine-protein kinase ATR isoform X8, with the protein MACFDFARLVGAGRNREIIPTEIFIQSMTIILNEDLEGVSVFRSAVYDSSLGGCLHALHSGSPDEIVRSTAADIVRIYSESLLKTGSLELKVIVDSVILWLYAALCSAYVRIAKMCPPQIWKPECLIYVLCSSEPMFQLIDCFKVAVSRLSPHLVGRIITDDRDISLLAFRDTANEISTVGGKRHTQGTDTSVTKRQKREDKFTDSGNKREEARNLCGFSGIREKEYADFLFNSLNLLVEFLKPPGENSNSMRTETALTAISILCVVFSEHPHTDLSICIFRQMCKWIFWMFEQLQQAKPGHPFTMDISIFLEAVDSLLLMQGSLSEENKNELFESTGDIGTLLRPVLKLSWNHSSSTIDYCPPWKAKCLSIRILSKIGSIAHSGVDLDVLDLGLRDEAEEVRIKAIIYMPLILRCCDVNFLMHMFNKLEILEKEKNDQVKKIIPLFLGHLACLYGCYEEASLGDSRYKLYLMNDLEKQESKLDNHFQGFWCSKCDGTIAFNHRSCSKVPWPNVQNTKFLLNCDYTHLQSLFFDLLYDESSEEVQVACVRMIQRILLHGPVDILLKTKTKWLQCLDFLLLHRNKIVRETFCSQIGFFLEDSVLNCLFISGGSANISREQVFMDKIKHAFAAAEDPLVLETLIETGATIMQAVDIHSQLFLFTLVLLIDQLGNPYVTVRLTASKLINRSCYVHHSGGLEQLISKVVHVRNELYYFLSMKLAYQSKLVEEFSAAVLGVETEEFVKRMIPIVLPRLVVLQHNNDQAVSTLCELAKYSNTDMVQLIVNWLPKVLAFALHQADGKELKSALQFYHEYTGSDNKEIFAAALPALLDELICFTDVDELEEISERLARVPRMIKDVAEILTGSEDLSGFLRNHYVGLLNSIDRKMLHAEDISLQKQAIRRIEMLIKLMGSHLSTYVPKIMVLLMHAINKDWLQGEGLSVLHFFIKQLALLSPSSIKHVISQVFAALVPFLERETENSFSHLHKIVEILEELVLQNKVILKQNIHEFPPVPDIPVLIKVNKMIQEACGLKTLKDQLRDVVDGLNHDNLNVRYMVASKLRKLLDLNREEFITLLTKEGDLMMDLVSSLITSLLKGCAEESRTSVGQRLKLICADCLGALGAVDPAKVKGFAITRFKIACADDDLIFELIHKHLARAFRAAPDTIVQDSAALAIQELLKLAGCQASLDDNISEQRKDKQPRKVGKSSTKDTNDCTEMVGRGQRLWDRFSDYVKEIIAPCLTSRFQLPNVSDSAASGPIYRPSMSFRRWIYFWIKKLTVHATGSRFTIFNACRGIVRHDMQIAMYLLPYLVLNAVCDGTEEARRGVTEEILSVLDAAASDNGTISVHGSNSGQSEVCIQAVFTLLDNLGQWVDDVEQELALSQPVQLSISKELAVKSKDRNTSLPKESQQAFVQCKHVSELLDAIPKVYLAKASVRCQAYARSLLYFESYVREKSGAFNPASERSGVFDDEDISYLMEIYSGLDEPDGLSGLASLRKSKSLQDHLLINKKAGNWAEALTSCEQALQMEPTSVQRHSDVLNCLLNMCHLQAMVTHVDGLLSRVPLYKKTWCTQGVQAAWRLGRWDLMDEYLSGADEEGLLCSSSESNALFDLDVAKILNAMMKKDQFSVAEKIALSKQALIAPLAAAGMDSYARAYPFVVKLHLLRELEDFNSLLNGQSFLSRRFHLGEPEFSRVLENWESRLKLTQPSLWTREPLLAFRRLVFCASGLDSQVGNCWIQYAKLCRSAGHYEVANRAILEAKAAGASNFNIEKAKLLWINKRADGAIAELQQSLLNMPVEVVGSAAISSITSLSVVPLNPPPLLVDTQSMNKNEDVAKTLLLYSRWIHYTGQKQKEDVISLYSRVKELQPKWEKGYFYMAKYCDEVLVDARKRQEDHSEQSPRVRQSISAVVSSTNVSTERRWWTYLPDVLLFYAKGLHRGHKNLFQALPRLLTLWFDFGSFYHRNNLSSNKDLANVHGKVMSIMRGCLKDLPTYQWLTVLPQLVSRICHQNEETVRLVKHIITSVLRRYPQQALWTIAAVTKSTVSSRREAAAEIIQAARRGPNQGGSNSMFVQFATLVDHLIKLCFHPGQAKARTINILTEFSALKRLMPVDIIMPTQESLTVNLPPCDTNLTDSGTSDIFSHSDLPTISGIADEAEILSSLQRPKKIILMGSDGIERPFLCKPKDDLRKDARMMEFNAMINRLLCKCPESRRRKLYIRTFAVIPLTEDCGMVEWVPYTRGLRHILQDIYISCGKFDRQKTNPQIKRVYDQFQSKMREDEMLKTKVLPMFPPVFHKWFRNTFSEPAAWFRARIAYAHTAAVWSMVGHIVGLGDRHGENILFDSTTGDCVHVDFSCLFDKGLQLEKPELVPFRLTQNMIDGLGITGYEGIYLRVCEITLSTLRSHKETLMSVLETFIHDPLVEWTKTHKSSGVEVQNPHAQRAINNIEARLQGVVVGVGAAPSLPLAVEGQARRLIAEAVSLKNLGKMYIWWMPWF; encoded by the exons GCATGTTTTGACTTTGCACGCCTTGTTGGAGCAGGAAGAAATAGGGAGATTATTCCCACAGAAATCTTCATACAGTCGATGACAATTATATTGAATGAAGATCTTGAAGGAGTTTCAGTTTTCAG AAGTGCAGTTTATGATTCTTCTCTGGGTGGATGTCTTCATGCATTGCACTCTGGTTCTCCTGATGAAATTGTAAGGTCAACAGCGGCTGATATAGTACGCATATATTCTGAGTCTCTGTTGAAGACTGGGAGCTTGGAGCTCAAGGTTATAGTTGACTCTGTTATTTTGTGGTTATAT GCTGCCTTATGTAGCGCATATGTGAGGATTGCAAAAATGTGCCCCCCTCAAATTTGGAAGCCAGAGTGCCTTATTTATGTACTTTGCTCATCTGAGCCCATGTTTCAATTGATAGACTGCTTCAAAGTGGCAGTTTCCAGGCTTTCTCCTCACCTTGTTGGCAGGATTATTACAGATGATCGCGATATCAGTTTGTTGGCTTTTAGAGATACTGCAAATGAGATATCAACAGTTGGGGGGAAGAGACACACTCAGGGCACAGACACTTCAGTGACAAAGCGACAAAAGAGGGAAGATAAATTTACGGATTCTGGTAACAAAAGAGAGGAAGCTCGCAATCTATGTGGGTTTTCGGGAATTAGAGAAAAAGAATATGCTGATTTTCTGTTTAATTCTTTAAATCTATTGGTTGAATTTTTAAAACCTCCTGGGGAGAACTCTAATTCAATGAGGACAGAAACTGCCCTGACTGCTATTAGCATACTTTGTGTTGTTTTTTCTGAACATCCTCACACTGACCTTTCTATTTGCATATTTCGTCAAATGTGCAAGTGGATTTTTTGGATGTTTGAGCAG CTCCAGCAGGCAAAGCCAGGACATCCATTTACCATGGATATATCCATCTTCCTGGAAGCTGTTGACAGCCTGTTGCTCATGCAAG GGTCCCTTTCTGAAGAGAATAAGAATGAACTCTTTGAAAGTACGGGTGACATTGGAACTCTATTGCGCCCCGTGCTAAAGCTTTCATGGAATCATTCTTCTTCAACAATCGATTATTGCCCGCCTTGGAAGGCAAAGTGTCTGTCAATTCGAATTTTGTCTAAGATCGGGTCTATAGCTCACAGTGGAGTGGatcttgatgttttggacttgggGCTTCGTGATGAAGCAGAAGAAGTTAGAATTAAAGCTATTATTTATATGCCATTGATACTTCGATGCTGTGATGTTAATTTTCTGATGCATATGTTCAACAAACTGGA GATCCTggagaaagaaaaaaatgacCAAGTCAAGAAAATCATTCCCCTTTTTCTGGGTCATCTGGCATGCCTCTATGGATGTTATGAGGAAGCATCACTTGGTGATAGTAGATACAAACTATACTTGATGAATGATCTGGAGAAACAGGAATCTAAATTGGATAATCACTTTCAAGGATTTTGGTGTTCAAAGTGTGATGGTACTATAGCATTCAATCACCGATCCTGCTCGAAAGTTCCGTGGCCTAATGTGCAGAACACTAAATTTCTTTTGAATTGTGATTACACGCATTTGCAGTCTCTCTTTTTTGACCTCCTTTATGATGAATCATCGGAAGAAGTTCAAGTTGCTTGTGTGAGAATGATTCAGAGAATCCTTTTGCATGGACCTGTAGATATTTTacttaaaacaaaaacaaaatggcTTCAGTGTCTTGATTTTTTACTACTACACAGGAATAAAATTGTGAGGGAGACATTTTGTTCACAGATTGGTTTCTTCCTCGAGGATTCtgttttaaattgtttatttatcaGTGGGGGTTCTGCAAATATATCTAGGGAACAGGTGTTTATGGACAAGATAAAACATGCTTTTGCAGCTGCTGAAGATCCTCTGGTTTTGGAAACTCTAATAGAAACCGGAGCAACAATTATGCAAGCTGTTGATATTCATAGTCAACTGTTTCTCTTCACCCTTGTTCTGTTAATAGATCAGCTTGGCAATCCATACGTGACAGTGAGGCTAACTGCATCAAAGTTGATAAACAGATCTTGCTATGTCCACCATAGCGGGGGACTTGAACAACTCATTTCTAAAGTTGTGCATGTTCGAAATgaattgtattattttttatccaTGAAGCTTGCCTATCAATCAAAATTGGTAGAAGAGTTCTCTGCAGCTGTTCTTGGTGTGGAAACTGAAGAATTTGTCAAGAGAATGATTCCCATTGTTCTTCCAAGGCTTGTTGTTCTCCAACACAATAACGACCAAGCAGTATCCACTTTATGTGAGTTGGCCAAATACTCGAACACAGATATGGTACAACTGATTGTTAATTGGCTGCCTAAAGTGCTTGCATTTGCTCTTCACCAAGCTGATGGGAAAGAACTAAAATCTGCTCTGCAGTTCTACCATGAATACACTGGGTCTGATAACAAAGAAATCTTTGCAGCTGCTTTACCTGCACTTTTAGATGAACTTATATGCTTTACAGACGTAGATGAACTAGAAGAAATAAGTGAAAG ATTAGCCAGGGTTCCTCGAATGATAAAAGATGTGGCAGAAATTCTTACTGGAAGTGAAGATTTGTCAGGATTTTTGAGGAACCATTATGTTGGTCTGTTGAACAGCATTGACAGAAAAATGCTTCACGCAGAGGATATATCCTTGCAAAAACAAGCCATCAGGCGGATAGAGATGCtgattaaattaatgggctctCATCTTAGCACCTATGTACCAAAAATTATGGTCCTTCTCATGCATGCTATCAATAAGGATTGGCTCCAGGGTGAAGGTCTCTCGGTTTTGCATTTCTTCATAAAGCAATTGGCATTATTGTCACCGTCTAGCATTAAACATGTGATTTCCCAAGTTTTTGCTGCTCTAGTCCCTTTTCTGGAGAGAGAGACTGAAAATTCATTTTCCCACTTGCATAAAATTGTGGAGATATTGGAAGAGCTTGTGCTTCAGAATAAGGTCATCTTAAAGCAAAATATCCACGAGTTCCCTCCCGTACCCGACATTCCTGTTCTGATTAAAGTAAACAAAATGATTCAAGAAGCATGTGGATTGAAGACTCTGAAAGATCAGTTACGTGATGTTGTGGATGGATTAAATCATGATAACTTAAATGTGAGATACATGGTAGCATCTAAGCTAAGGAAATTGCTGGACCTGAATAGGGAAGAGTTTATAACTTTGCTCACTAAGGAGGGGGATCTAATGATGGATCTCGTGAGCTCTTTGATAACTTCATTACTTAAAGGTTGTGCAGAGGAATCAAGAACTTCAGTTGGACAACGTCTGAAGTTGATATGCGCTGATTGCCTTGGAGCACTTGGTGCTGTTGATCCTGCCAAAGTCAAGGGATTTGCCATCACTCGGTTTAAGATTGCATGTGCTGATGATGATTTAATATTTGAGTTGATCCACAAACATCTGGCCAGGGCTTTCAGAGCTGCACCTGACACCATCGTTCAAGATTCGGCTGCATTGGCTATTCAGGAGCTGCTAAAGCTCGCTGGTTGCCAGGCATCACTTGATGATAACATTTCAGAACAAAGAAAAGACAAACAACCCCGAAAGGTGGGAAAATCTTCTACCAAGGACACAAATGATTGCACTGAAATGGTTGGTAGGGGGCAGAGATTGTGGGACCGTTTTTCTGATTATGTCAAAGAGATTATAGCCCCTTGCTTAACCTCAAGATTCCAGCTGCCTAATGTGTCAGATTCCGCTGCTTCTGGTCCAATATACCGACCTTCAATGTCGTTCAGAAGATGgatatatttttggattaaaaaattAACTGTCCATGCCACTGGCTCCCGGTTTACAATTTTTAATGCTTGCCGAGGTATTGTGCGTCATGATATGCAAATTGCAATGTATCTTTTACCTTATTTAGTCTTGAATGCTGTATGTGATGGTACTGAGGAGGCACGCCGTGGAGTAACTGAGGAAATTCTATCAGTTCTTGATGCAGCAGCCTCTGATAATGGAACTATTTCTGTGCATGGTAGTAATTCTGGACAAAGTGAAGTGTGCATTCAAGCTGTGTTTACCCTTCTTGATAATCTAGGCCAATGGGTGGATGACGTTGAGCAAGAACTTGCCCTATCTCAGCCTGTTCAGTTATCTATCTCTAAGGAGCTAGCTGTCAAATCCAAGGATAGAAACACATCACTTCCAAAGGAATCACAACAAGCATTTGTGCAATGTAAGCATGTATCCGAACTCCTGGATGCAATTCCCAAGGTATATCTTGCTAAGGCCTCTGTCAGGTGTCAGGCTTATGCCAGATCTTTATTATACTTTGAGTCTTATGTGCGGGAGAAGTCAGGAGCTTTCAATCCTGCTTCTGAAAGGAGTGGTGTCTTTGACGATGAAGACATCTCTTATCTAATGGAAATATACAGTGGATTAGATGAGCCAGATGGGTTGTCTGGTCTGGCATCTTTGCGCAAGTCAAAGAGCTTGCAAGACCATCTCCTGATTAATAAAAAGGCAGGAAACTGGGCTGAAGCTCTGACTTCTTGTGAGCAAGCTTTGCAGATGGAGCCCACTTCTGTTCAGAGGCATTCTGATGTCCTTAACTGTTTGTTGAACATGTGTCATTTACAGGCCATGGTAACTCATGTTGATGGATTACTTTCGAGGGTTCCTCTATACAAGAAAACATGGTGTACACAAGGTGTTCAGGCTGCATGGAGGCTTGGGAGGTGGGACTTGATGGATGAATACCTAAGTGGAGCTGATGAAGAAGGATTACTTTGTAGCAGCTCTGAGAGTAATGCTCTTTTTGACTTGGATGTTGCAAAAATTCTTAATGCAATGATGAAAAAGGATCAATTTTCTGTTGCTGAGAAAATTGCATTATCGAAACAAGCTCTTATTGCTCCTCTTGCTGCTGCTGGGATGGATTCTTATGCACGAGCTTACCCATTCGTCGTCAAGCTTCACTTGCTTCGGGAGCTGGAGGACTTTAATTCGCTTCTAAATGGTCAGTCTTTTTTGAGTAGAAGATTCCATCTTGGTGAACCAGAGTTCTCTAGAGTTTTGGAAAACTGGGAGAGTCGATTGAAACTTACGCAGCCATCTCTTTGGACTAGAGAACCGCTTTTGGCATTTCGAAGGCTTGTTTTTTGTGCCAGCGGTCTTGATTCTCAAGTTGGTAACTGCTGGATACAGTATGCAAAGCTGTGTCGATCAGCTGGCCATTATGAAGTTGCAAATAGAGCAATTTTAGAAGCCAAGGCAGCAGGTGCTTCCAATTTTAACATTGAGAAAGCGAAGCTCCTGTGGATCAATAAGAGGGCTGATGGTGCCATAGCGGAGTTGCAACAATCACTTCTCAACATGCCTGTGGAAGTTGTTGGCTCTGCTGCTATTTCGTCAATCACTAGCCTCTCTGTTGTTCCTCTTAACCCTCCGCCTTTACTGGTAGATACTCAATCGATGAATAAAAATGAAGATGTGGCAAAGACCCTCCTCTTATACTCGAGGTGGATTCACTACACTGGGCAAAAGCAGAAGGAAGATGTAATAAGTCTGTATTCTAGGGTGAAGGAACTCCAGCCCAAGTGGGAGAAAGGATACTTTTATATGGCAAAATATTGCGATGAAGTGCTTGTTGATGCTAGAAAGCGCCAGGAGGACCATTCTGAACAGTCTCCAAGAGTGAGACAATCCATTTCAGCTGTTGTCTCATCGACTAATGTGAGTACTGAGAGAAGGTGGTGGACTTACCTTCCTGATGTTCTTTTGTTTTATGCGAAGGGACTACATAGGGGGCACAAGAATCTCTTTCAAGCCCTACCAAGGTTGTTAACATTGTGGTTTGACTTTGGAAGTTTTTATCACAGAAATAATTTGTCATCCAATAAAGATTTGGCGAATGTTCACGGGAAG GTTATGAGCATCATGAGAGGGTGTTTAAAGGACTTGCCCACCTACCAGTGGTTAACTGTCTTGCCTCAGTTAGTTTCAAGAATTTGCCACCAGAATGAAGAAACTGTCCGCTTAGTGAAACACATTATTACTTCTGTGCTCCGTCGATATCCACAGCAAGCTCTATGGACCATTGCAGCTGTTACAAAATCCACAGTTTCTTCAAGGAGGGAGGCTGCTGCTGAGATTATACAAGCTGCAAGAAGAGGACCCAATCAGGGAGGTTCGAACTCTATGTTTGTGCAGTTTGCCACCCTAGTTGATCATCTCATAAAGCTGTGTTTTCATCCAGGCCAAGCAAAGGCAAGGACGATTAACATTTTGACTGAATTTAGCGCCCTTAAGAGGCTGATGCCTGTGGATATCATAATGCCTACCCAGGAATCTCTTACTGTTAATTTACCTCCATGTGATACGAATCTAACTGATTCTGGTACATCTGATATCTTTTCACATTCGGATCTTCCGACAATATCAGGAATAGCTGATGAGGCCGAGATTCTTTCCTCGCTTCAGCGTCCAAAGAAA ATAATTCTCATGGGCAGTGATGGAATTGAACGTCCATTTCTATGCAAACCAAAAGATGACCTAAGAAAAGATGCACGCATGATGGAGTTCAATGCAATGATAAATCGTCTGCTATGCAAGTGTCCTGAAAGTCGTCGGAGGAAGCTTTATATTCGTACTTTTGCAGTGATTCCATTGACAGAAGATTGTGGTATGGTTGAGTGGGTCCCTTACACTCGTGGACTCCGACATATTCTCCAGGACATTTACATAAGCTGTGGAAAGTTTGACAGACAGAAAACAAATCCTCAAATTAAGCGTGTTTATGATCAATTCCAAAGTAAAATGCGAGAAGACGAAATGCTGAAGACCAAAGTTTTGCCAATGTTCCCTCCAGTCTTCCATAAATGGTTCCGAAACACATTTTCAGAACCAGCTGCATGGTTTAGGGCTCGGATAGCGTATGCACATACTGCAGCAGTTTGGTCCATGGTTGGTCATATCGTTGGCCTTGGGGATAGGCATGGTGAAAACATTCTCTTTGACTCTACCACGGGCGATTGTGTGCATGTGGACTTTAGTTGCTTGTTTGACAAAGGCCTTCAGTTGGAGAAACCAGAGTTGGTGCCTTTCAGGCTGACACAG AACATGATTGATGGGCTAGGGATAACTGGATATGAGGGCATTTACCTCCGGGTTTGCGAGATCACCCTCTCAACGCTACGCAGTCACAAGGAGACACTCATGAGCGTCTTGGAAACTTTCATCCACGATCCCCTCGTGGAATGGACAAAAACCCACAAGTCCAGTGGGGTAGAAGTACAAAACCCCCATGCGCAG CGAGCCATCAATAATATCGAAGCACGTCTGCAAGGAGTTGTGGTTGGTGTTGGTGCAGCGCCCTCTTTGCCTCTTGCCGTTGAAGGACAAGCTCGCCGTCTGATCGCAGAGGCAGTTTCACTTAAAAACCTGGGAAAGATGTACATATGGTGGATGCCTTGGTTTTAG